The following coding sequences lie in one Fusarium poae strain DAOMC 252244 chromosome 1, whole genome shotgun sequence genomic window:
- a CDS encoding hypothetical protein (TransMembrane:19 (o20-44i56-77o97-119i131-153o186-203i215-236o269-288i415-436o456-478i499-519o531-554i566-587o607-626i659-682o723-744i756-775o781-804i816-838o844-864i)~BUSCO:8274at5125) — protein sequence MSDSASTDNGGIPDRGPAVFAVTTATLVLATVFVAARIVSRTFIVRNVTWDDRVMILAWLFAFFLSFTICFGVHNGLGRHDENIDPQRLPALRRCEYVFSILYNPALMATKTSVLIFYLRLAKHTQRVLRFASWLTLAIVNIAGVILTFMNVFQCRPTQAAWDVKYDDRPSAKCIPLLTEFICSSPVNIVTDLAILALPIPVLTGMRLPSRQKTILVLTFTVGIFVTVVDVVRIYYLQQAITAPTSTTSDPQSRFGGQTDFAWNASRSLMWSAVEVNVGMMCACVPTLKPLVLKLLPSMLYDPDGTRASAPKGPNDSDSPSTGHRASIQQPPPVAQPNAQPPLNANAPMSAMEFLTTPFDEPTPTRPVQRAAQSNGTYQTSTTMTSSTGTVEGVYFGFVNMTKPKSMLKCNKKESFKYCTIVSILFLLWGISYGLLNTLNNVIATVDNMTTPETLGMTSVYFGGGYFFGPLLVGEWILRRDEHNRSKRHKGNGHDSVGGFKVTFIVGLCFYGIGTVIFWPSAVTQSYAGFMLSNFVVGFGLSILEVGANAFLILCGPPEYGETRVLMAQGVQGIGSVLSGLLAQKVFFKGIVEQNNATSMTLINVQWTYLGITLLCVALGLFFYYMPLPEVSDRELEQSATHLPMDPQKKSSGLQLRTWSLILAVLAQYAYVASQECFSIYFRSLMISILPNQPNSGEKAAQGASDIPNPDKPPGISLSIPDYLLIAHTAFTVSRFMAAGLTYLSVYRSRFPRPRTILTACIAGCFLFALLPVVVRPPNPNLLVIPIVLFYFFEGPIYPLIFAIGLRGQGRRTKRAAAFITMGSSGPGFFPFVMYGIIKHGGTVKMAFIVVIVLQAVSMSYSIFLQSVWDVKRMVDPCPAVRDALGQPDEEMPSPMETVMVDRARRHSTARAKSPRFLEKVSQGTRVIGAKFLSSRRRSSQPSVQQYEDSRDNAPL from the coding sequence ATGTCCGACTCGGCCTCCACCGACAATGGAGGCATTCCCGATCGTGGTCCCGCCGTCTTTGCGGTCACGACGGCCACTCTCGTCCTCGCTACAGTTTTCGTCGCCGCACGAATTGTCTCACGCACCTTTATTGTTAGAAATGTTACTTGGGATGACCGCGTCATGATCCTCGCATGGCTGTtcgccttcttcctctcatTCACCATCTGCTTCGGTGTTCACAATGGTCTCGGACGACATGACGAAAATATCGACCCTCAACGATTACCCGCCCTCCGTCGTTGCGAATAcgtcttctccatcttaTACAATCCCGCATTGATGGCCACCAAGACCTCTGTGCTCATATTCTACCTGCGATTGGCTAAGCACACCCAACGAGTGCTTCGATTTGCTTCTTGGTTGACCCTGGCCATTGTCAATATTGCCGGTGTTATACTCACTTTTATGAATGTGTTTCAATGCCGCCCGACCCAAGCCGCCTGGGATGTAAAATACGACGATCGCCCGAGTGCGAAATGTATCCCTTTACTGACCGAGTTTATTTGCTCCTCCCCCGTTAATATCGTCACGGACCTGGCCATTCTCGCTCTCCCTATACCTGTCCTCACCGGCATGCGCCTACCTTCTCGACAAAAGACGATCTTGGTCCTGACATTCACCGTTGGTATTTTTGTTACTGTTGTCGATGTAGTAAGGATTTACTACCTGCAGCAAGCCATTACAGCACCCACCAGCACGACCTCCGACCCCCAATCGCGCTTTGGCGGACAAACTGATTTTGCATGGAACGCATCAAGATCACTTATGTGGAGTGCCGTCGAAGTCAATGTTGGAATGATGTGCGCGTGCGTACCAACTCTGAAGCCTCTAGTCCTCAAGCTTCTTCCATCTATGCTCTACGATCCCGATGGAACCAGAGCTAGTGCACCAAAGGGACCCAATGACTCGGATTCGCCCTCGACAGGCCATCGCGCCAGTATCCAGCAGCCACCTCCAGTCGCGCAACCCAACGCGCAGCCCCCACTCAATGCTAATGCTCCCATGAGCGCTATGGAATTTCTAACAACGCCGTTTGATGAGCCAACCCCAACTCGTCCTGTGCAACGTGCTGCTCAGAGTAACGGGACATATCAGACATCGACAACCATGACATCTTCTACTGGAACTGTCGAGGGCGTCTACTTTGGTTTTGTCAACATGACAAAACCCAAGAGTATGCTTAAATGTAATAAGAAGGAGTCTTTCAAATATTGTACGATTGTCTCTATCTTGTTTTTGCTATGGGGTATATCCTATGGCTTATTGAATACGTTGAACAACGTCATTGCAACCGTTGACAACATGACCACACCCGAAACACTTGGCATGACGTCCGTCTACTTTGGAGGTGGTTACTTTTTCGGACCCCTGCTAGTGGGCGAATGGATCCTCCGGCGCGACGAGCACAACCGATCGAAACGGCACAAGGGTAACGGCCACGACAGTGTTGGTGGCTTCAAAGTTACTTTCATCGTGGGACTTTGCTTTTACGGCATCGGAACCGTCATTTTCTGGCCCTCGGCAGTCACCCAATCGTATGCAGGATTCATGCTCAGCAACTTTGTCGTTGGTTTTGGTCTCTCAATCCTAGAAGTCGGCGCAAATGCGTTTTTGATACTCTGTGGACCTCCCGAGTATGGGGAAACCCGCGTACTCATGGCCCAGGGTGTTCAAGGCATTGGGAGTGTCCTCAGTGGTCTCCTGGCACAGAAAGTCTTTTTCAAAGGCATCGTTGAGCAAAACAACGCTACCAGCATGACACTCATCAACGTTCAATGGACCTATTTGGGAATCACGCTGCTTTGTGTTGCCCTTGGCCTCTTCTTTTACTACATGCCTCTTCCGGAAGTCAGCGATCGCGAGCTGGAGCAATCTGCCACGCATCTTCCTATGGATCCTCAAAAGAAGAGCAGTGGCCTGCAACTGCGCACATGGAGCCTGATTTTGGCCGTCCTTGCGCAAtatgcttatgttgcttcccAAGAGTGTTTCAGTATTTATTTCCGCAGTCTCATGATTTCCATACTTCCCAATCAACCCAACAGCGGCGAGAAAGCTGCACAAGGTGCTAGCGACATTCCTAATCCCGACAAGCCACCCGGCATCAGTCTCTCTATACCGGACTACCTACTTATCGCGCATACCGCTTTTACAGTATCTCGCTTTATGGCAGCAGGCCTAACATATCTCTCTGTGTACCGCTCCCGTTTCCCCCGGCCTCGCACCATTCTCACTGCCTGCATCGCTGGGTGTTTCCTCTTCGCGCTTCTCCCCGTGGTTGTTCGTCCACCCAACCCCAACCTTCTGGTTATCCCGATTGTCCTCTTCTACTTCTTTGAGGGACCTATATACCCCCTTATTTTCGCTATTGGTCTTCGTGGCCAGGGTCGACGTACCAAACGCGCTGCTGCCTTTATCACCATGGGAAGCTCCGGTCCAGGGTTCTTCCCATTTGTCATGTACGGCATCATCAAGCACGGAGGAACTGTTAAGATGGCTTTTATTGTGGTCATCGTCCTCCAGGCCGTTTCCATGTCATACTCAATCTTCCTCCAGTCCGTCTGGGACGTGAAGCGAATGGTAGATCCTTGTCCTGCAGTCCGAGATGCTCTCGGACAGCCTGACGAAGAGATGCCATCGCCCATGGAGACGGTAATGGTGGACCGAGCACGTCGACACAGTACAGCCAGGGCCAAATCCCCAAGATTCTTGGAAAAGGTGTCCCAAGGCACCAGAGTCATAGGTGCCAAGTTTCTCAGCTCTCGTCGTCGCTCCTCACAACCGTCGGTACAACAATACGAGGACAGTCGCGACAACGCACCACTTTAA
- a CDS encoding hypothetical protein (TransMembrane:14 (i80-105o111-129i141-164o170-191i198-225o231-249i269-288o294-314i335-358o364-387i394-417o423-446i458-484o546-563i)), translated as MTSLVQPSGPGSGSATPGPSSNVRKDPPSTTEETPLLGESSSSSSLRSSTQKDSNSRHVEDAQSKVQIPLARGVAIGLSLWLLIFLTACNMSGMTLIQGAIAAQFDSDSSAMWFTGAYLIPMSSLAPVTGRLATIFPPRTLILPIAALIATGGFVCTVSTSFGAFVAGRVIAGTGAAGVLSLAIIIAIELASEKSRGLVLGLINAGFTAGVSFGAIVFGGLMPVIGWRPLFWGQIPFAFATGLGVFISIPAAAEPHDNKTPLRQKLARIDYLGATLLTTSIVLFLYAIADEIQILPLCLAPVILLLFLSVEICLATDPIIPIKVLSSPGILFSCFAQLGLMIARWSVLFYAPIFMLAVRGSSPAAAGSILIPTNIGFGLGGILVGLFHVRRNGAFWLPSISALVIFTISTYTLSLISTTSLPLALFIVVVLINGLATGGGVNYTLAHILHLSFDDTRYIATSLLGTFRGSGSSFGTAVAGGIFYRFLRGSLEVGFLQLDGGERLSDDRQRLVSSLVNTPGLVHSGGLSRAEQKIAIEGYAGATRGVWQSMAALGVVVVLFQTLTGKKAPDDKREADHVDEETARVIVTENEGVGEA; from the exons ATGACTTCTCTGGTGCAACCATCCGGCCCCGGCTCCGGCAGCGCCACGCCCGGTCCGTCCTCTAATGTCCGTAAAGACCCGCCGAGTACTACGGAAGAAACTCCTTTGCTCGGCGAGTCTAGCTCCAGCTCGTCCCTCAGATCGAGTACGCAGAAGGATAGCAATTCTCGCCATGTCGAAGATGCTCAATCCAAAGTGCAGATCCCGCTCGCCAGGGGGGTCGCCATAGGCTTGAGTTTGTGGCTTCTCATCTTCCTAACAG CATGCAACATGTCTGGCATGACCTTGATTCAAGGTGCTATCGCTGCTCAATTTGACTCTGATTCATCCGCCATGTGGTTCACCGGCGCCTATCTCATCCCAATGTCCTCTCTGGCACCTGTAACAGGTCGTCTAGCTACCATCTTCCCACCTAGGACTCTCATTCTCCCTATTGCGGCTCTCATAGCAACAGGCGGTTTTGTCTGCACAGTCTCGACTTCCTTCGGAGCGTTTGTTGCTGGAAGAGTCATTGCAGGCACAGGTGCTGCTGGTGTCCTGTCCCTTGCTATCATAATTGCAATCGAATTGGCGAGTGAGAAATCAAGAGGTCTTGTTCTGGGCTTAATAAACGCAGGTTTCACTGCCGGGGTTTCCTTTGGGGCGATTGTGTTCGGGGGCCTGATGCCGGTCATCGGATGG AGGCCATTGTTTTGGGGACAGATCCCCTTTGCCTTCGCCACAGGCTTGGGGGTGTTCATCAGTATACCTGCCGCCGCCGAACCACACGACAACAAGACTCCTCTCAGGCAGAAACTTGCCCGAATAGACTATCTAGGGGCTACACTTTTG ACTACATCAATTGTCCTCTTCCTCTATGCGATTGCAGATGAGATTCAGATCTTACCTCTTTGTCTTGCACCCGTCATCCTTTTGCTCTTCCTCTCTGTGGAAATTTGTTTGGCCACAGACCCTATCATCCCTATAAAGGTGCTCTCCTCGCCAGGTATCCTCTTTTCGTGTTTTGCTCAGCTAGGCCTCATGATTGCCCGCTGGAGCGTCCTCTTCTACGCGCCTATTTTCATGCTCGCAGTCCGCGGCTCGTCTCCTGCTGCTGCAGGTTCTATCTTGATACCAACAAACATCGGTTTCGGCCTGGGAGGCATCCTCGTCGGTTTATTTCATGTTCGCCGCAATGGTGCATTCTGGCTACCATCCATCTCCGCTCTGGTCATCTTCACAATCAGCACGTATACACTGTCGCTCATCAGTACTACCAGCCTCCCTCTGGCCCtgttcatcgtcgtcgtgcTGATCAACGGCCTTGCGACTGGCGGGGGAGTCAACTATACTCTTGCACATATTCTGCACCTGAGTTTCGATGATACCCGCTATATTGCTACCAGTCTACTAGGCACGTTCCGGGGTTCTGGGTCGAGCTTTGGAACAGCCGTGGCAGGCGGAATATTCTACCGTTTCCTTCGAGGCAGTCTAGAAGTTGGGTTCCTCCAGCTAGACGGCGGTGAGCGGTTGAGCGATGATCGACAGCGTTTAGTCTCCAGCCTTGTTAATACCCCAGGACTGGTTCATAGCGGTGGTTTAAGTCGCGCTGAGCAAAAGATAGCGATCGAAGGCTATGCCGGGGCCACCAGGGGCGTCTGGCAGTCCATGGCTGCGCTCGGTGTCGTTGTTGTTCTGTTTCAAACTTTGACAGGCAAGAAAGCGCCCGATGACAAGCGGGAGGCTGATCATGTCGATGAAGAAACCGCAAGGGTGATTGTGACGGAAAACGAGGGTGTCGGCGAAGCATGA
- a CDS encoding hypothetical protein (BUSCO:8579at5125) produces MSNEPRESMNCKSSAIDCGHLVKLARFSNVPVFMSSSPSKYANQDADAVPKKRGPKTDVLEALLKRVDGLEAKLREKGEDDASLATSNLPEVGDVEASGSQAAEAVKSFAKLGSSVDAGSLSPVARDLSPPPAQAEVLLDTYFSRFHGKPYYIVDESSIRQRHQLNQLPTFLSFAISAVAARHTTDASGYQAAANLSEDFAARARREIDTDEPSIDGLQALLLLVSAFTATGKGKKAYMLMTSATGMAMALEIHKETDGQARMTPVEREMRRRLFWTCYLLDRFQATGSKRPSLISDNTIMLRLPSWSPNSASLPVEGEFFQTGSNLQYFQGSDKKPQGSMGMLIDITRVLGNTNRYLAAGGVKADSHFPWHTLSTISKIRQDLDVWASGTEDAFSNLGTLFRQADGTILLLSKLIYHLIHCLIYRPFLPIDLAELAETGQHQSWQIEATNMCFLHANAIMELIQLGKQSAIVDWPAFVGYCVCTAGTVHVHGAHYSQQGSHGEVNVFSSAAEFLSSEMQFLNDLRHAWATVQHQRETLQDISHAHGELVKALARSSMRYTPGFHSEDFFDRYSNIGGPGGPSFSFDAANLRLSDVGVDMVAGPAGEGTLRSIDRPQRPSLKRKNTAPPGPINRRRPDVKVISSLAPSATGLPTPGTARRSFSYAPGGMPHSSPGLLTTPTSLPGHLENHDMYTMHEHMSDASSNNAAVAAAAAAGFNMSPTSHAVSSSHHMHQIGGAPFSPPYSYGSGSSITNSGPGMINEANGGYDAMFGTVPTNAFGSPAVWQADDSHGKLHLAQTRAVAGSPGARSNNGSTGTGQGEEKDPFLALLEQLAENEHRAQNGHGGDIDFFLGNSGTNV; encoded by the exons ATGAGCAATGAACCGCGGGAATCCATGAACTGCAA ATCAAGTGCAATCGACTGCGGCCATCTTGTGAAGCTTGCCAGGTTTTCCAATGTCCCTGTGTTTATG TCTAGTAGCCCATCCAAGTATGCTAATCAAGACGCAGATGCTGTGCCTAAGAAACGTGGACCAAAGACAGACGTTCTGGAAGCGCTTTTGAAAAGGGTAGATGGACTCGAGGCAAAATTGAGAGAAAAGGGCGAGGACGATGCGTCGCTTGCGACCTCAAATCTGCCTGAAGTGGGGGATGTTGAAGCTTCTGGCTCTCAAGCTGCCGAGGCTGTAAAGTCGTTTGCAAAACTTGGCTCTTCAGTAGATGCTGGCTCACTTTCTCCAGTAGCTCG CGATCTATCGCCACCTCCTGCCCAGGCTGAGGTTCTCCTTGACACTTATTTTTCAAGATTTCATGGCAAACCATATTACATTGTCGATGAGTCTTCCATTCGACAAAGACATCAACTTAACCAACTCCCGACATTCTTGTCTTTTGCTATTTCGGCGGTGGCGGCGAG ACATACCACCGACGCCAGTGGATATCAAGCGGCTGCTAATCTAAGTGAAGACTTCGCAGCACGGGCTAGGCGGGAAATCGATACAGACGAACCTTCGATAGATGGACTACAGGCACTTTTACTGCTGGTCAGTGCCTTTACTGCAACCggcaaaggaaagaaagctTATATGCTCATGA CGAGTGCCACCGGTATGGCCATGGCGCTCGAGATACACAAGGAGACCGACGGCCAGGCACGCATGACGCCAGTCGAACGAGAGATGCGACGTCGATTGTTCTGGACTTGTTATCTACTTGACCGATTCCAAGCAACTGGCTCCAAGCGACCAAGCCTGATTAGCGACAACACCATCATGTTACGCCTTCCATCCTGGTCCCCTAACTCAGCTTCCCTCCCTGTTGAAGGGGAATTCTTCCAGACTGGGTCGAATCTGCAGTATTTCCAAGGTAGCGACAAGAAGCCTCAAGGAAGCATGGGTATGCTCATTGATATCACACGCGTTCTCGGAAACACAAATCGGTATTTGGCCGCTGGTGGCGTCAAAGCTGATTCCCACTTTCCATGGCACACGTTGTCCACCATTTCTAAGATTCGCCAGGATCTCGATGTTTGGGCTTCTGGGACCGAAGACGCATTCTCGAACCTTGGCACACTGTTCAGACAGGCCGACGGAACCATATTATTGCTCAGCAAACTCATTTACCATCTCATTCACTGTCTGATCTACAGGCCATTCCTTCCTATCGATCTAGCAGAGCTGGCTGAAACAGGACAGCATCAGTCATGGCAGATCGAAGCTACCAACATGTGTTTCCTTCATGCCAATGCAATTATGGAGTTAATTCAATTAGGGAAGCAGTCGGCAATTGTTGACTGGCCTGCATTTGTGGGATACTGTGTCTGTACAGCAGGCACAGTTCATGTTCACGGCGCCCACTACAGCCAGCAAGGAAGCCATGGCGAGGTCAACGTCTTTAGCTCTGCAGCAGAGTTTCTTTCTAGTGAGATGCAGTTCCTTAATGACCTTCGACACGCCTGGGCCACAGTACAGCATCAGCGCGAAACACTGCAGGACATCAGCCACGCTCATGGAGAATTGGTGAAGGCGCTAGCACGCAGCTCAATGCGATACACACCTGGGTTCCACAGCGAAGACTTCTTTGATCGTTACTCAAACATAGGGGGGCCTGGTGGTCCATCTTTTAGCTTTGATGCAGCCAATCTTCGTCTTTCAGACGTCGGAGTTGACATGGTTGCTGGACCGGCGGGCGAGGGAACGCTACGAAGCATTGATAGGCCACAGCGTCCCAGCCTCAAACGCAAGAACACAGCACCGCCCGGTCCTATCAACCGTAGGCGGCCTGATGTGAAGGTGATATCAAGCCTCGCACCCTCTGCCACGGGCCTTCCTACGCCAGGCACTGCCCGTCGATCGTTTTCATACGCACCTGGAGGAATGCCTCATTCATCTCCTGGTCTCCTTACAACCCCCACATCGCTTCCAGGTCATCTTGAAAACCATGATATGTATACTATGCATGAACACATGAGCGATGCATCCTCGAACAACGCTGCAGttgctgctgccgccgctgcGGGTTTCAACATGTCGCCTACGTCACACGCCGTTTCTTCATCTCACCACATGCACCAGATCGGAGGTGCACCTTTTAGCCCGCCATATAGCTATGGCTCTGGATCGAGCATTACCAATTCTGGCCCGGGTATGATCAACGAGGCCAACGGAGGTTATGATGCAATGTTTGGAACAGTGCCGACGAATGCCTTTGGCAGTCCTGCCGTCTGGCAAGCCGACGACAGCCATGGCAAGTTGCACCTTGCACAGACTAGAGCGGTAGCAGGAAGCCCCGGAGCCCGGAGCAACAATGGTAGCACTGGAACGGGTCAAGGGGAAGAGAAGGATCCGTTCTTGGCCCTCCTGGAACAGCTCGCCGAGAATGAGCACCGAGCTCAAAACGGTCATGGGGGCGATATTGACTTTTTCCTTGGAAACTCCGGCACGAATGTTTGA